A single window of Ananas comosus cultivar F153 linkage group 17, ASM154086v1, whole genome shotgun sequence DNA harbors:
- the LOC109723394 gene encoding NAC domain-containing protein 83-like codes for MEKQSVVRHGGGGVVRLPPGFRFHPTDEELVLQYLKRKVLSWPLPAAIIPEVDLSKFDPWVLPGGGEDERYFFNRVEAKYPNGIRSNRATVSGYWKATGKDRQIVGGRFNQVVGMKKFLVFYQGRPPRGTKTDWIMHEYRLSGPESHNPAVSTNGWVLCRIFKKKRATTTEVEIEEQQTPVNPAVFIGLMRRREHPSNPPSPSSSSSDSSCVTDLSDESANGEETSSSCNRSAP; via the exons ATGGAGAAGCAGAGCGTGGTGCGGCATGGGGGAGGAGGGGTGGTGAGGCTCCCCCCAGGGTTTCGATTCCACCCCACGGACGAGGAGTTGGTGTTGCAGTACCTAAAAAGGAAGGTTCTTTCGTGGCCATTACCCGCCGCCATCATACCCGAGGTCGATCTCTCCAAGTTCGATCCTTGGGTGTTACCTG GTGGGGGCGAAGATGAGAGATACTTCTTCAACCGAGTAGAGGCGAAATACCCAAACGGTATTCGATCGAACAGGGCGACGGTGTCCGGGTATTGGAAGGCGACAGGGAAAGATAGGCAAATAGTTGGTGGTAGGTTCAACCAAGTAGTGGGGATGAAGAAGTTCCTTGTGTTCTACCAAGGAAGGCCCCCGAGGGGTACGAAAACCGATTGGATCATGCACGAGTATCGCCTCTCCGGACCCGAATCCCAT AATCCCGCGGTGTCGACCAACGGATGGGTGCTCTGTCGCATTTTTAAGAAGAAGAGAGCCACCACGACGGAAGTCGAGATCGAAGAGCAGCAGACTCCAGTTAACCCAGCGGTCTTCATAGGTTTAATGAGGCGGCGAGAACACCCTTCGAATCCGCCCTCGCCTTCATCATCCTCGTCGGACTCGAGCTGCGTCACGGATCTTTCTGATGAATCTGCCAACGGAGAGGAGACGAGTAGCAGTTGTAATCGTTCAGCTCCGTGA